TCTGCTGTTTTGAGATGGGGTTATGTATGTGAGAGTTGATTCAAGTTGGGTGATAGTgttcttctgtattctttctgaatttctattttgttaaatcaGTTACTGAGAGAGGAGTATTGAAATCTCCATGCACACTTGTTGAATTGTCAGTTTCTTCCTTTCGGTTTTTGCTTCATGTCTTTTAGGAGTTCTTTTGTTTAGTgcatatacaattataattatattgttaGACATCTAATTACATAATTGAAATTACATCTTCCTGATATACTGGCCCTTAATCCAATATAAAATGTCTCATCTAGCAGTATGTCTTTTCTTAATATGTATTTTGTCTAATATACATAAAACCACTTAAAAAGTGTGTCACTTACAGACAGCATATGGTtgaatcttgtttttatttagtcTGACAATTAACATGTAATGTTGTTTGTTGATGTAGTTCAATTTATATCTACCATTTGGctttttctctcaaaattttgtacatctttattttttctctgttcatctttgctttttttgtattaaatatttttctagtatgCCATTTTAATTCCTCTTgatttaagctttatttttcttagttgcTCTAGGAATTATAACATGCATCTTAAATTTATTAGTCTACTTCAAATAAATGCTCACACAATTCTGGTAAATATAGCAAATTTGTACTAGTATAGCTTCATTTCCTCCACCCTTGTTTGTGCTGTTACTGTCATATATACTACATTGTCTATGTTATAAACCTAGTGTAATTACTGCTTTAAACAATCTCAtgtgtttaaaagaaattaaCCATGTACAtaaacatacatgcatacacacagtCATTTATGTTTatccacatatttaccatttacaGTGTTCTTTTTTCCATCCTCTGGATCTGAGTTACCATCTAGTGTCATTTTCTGTCAGCTTGTAGGAGTTTCTTTAggtattatatttgtttttatagcaatttttttccatttatttcttatttatatacaCGCACAAGGTACAAGTACagttttgctacattgatatattgcattgtggtgaaatCAAGGTATAGCAAATTTAATTGGAGCTAGTAatatcagtttttgtttatctgaaaatgtacttattttgccttcctttttaaaagataattttgcagGATGTAAAATTCTTGACTTTTCTTTTAGTACTCTGAACATACCATTTAACTGCATTTTAGCCTTTATTATTTCCACTAATCATCATTTCCTATACTTTCTCttatttccttcaaaattttCTGCCTTTCACTTTTAGCAGTTTGGCTTTGATGCATTTaggtattctttctttttattttacttggggTTTATAGAGCTTCTTGGGTttgtaaattaatgtttttcatcaaatttggggtGTTTTTAGCccttatttcttcaattttttccctctttctttctctcctcccctcctgggaCTGCCTTTACACATACTATAGAAACATTTGACATTGTCCTATGAGTTTCCCAGCTTTGCTCCATTTTCTATGATTGTTTTGTCTATGTCTTCTTCAGATtggataatatttattaatgttttcaaattcattGATTTGTCATTTCAGATCTGCCATAAGCCTGtgttttcctttaaatccttagatatatttattatagtgGCTTTGAAGTCTGCTAAATTTGACATCTGAACCCACTTAGAGTCAGTTATtgttgactgatttttttctgattatgagTCATACTCTCGTTTCTTTGcatatctaataattttttttggttgaaaactagacattttaGACAATATATTGTAGTGACTCtggattctgttttattttgtaagggctgttgtttttttattttagtaatttgcCTGGACTTAAACTGTAGAATCTGTCTACAGTTTGAGTCCATAGTAGCACTGTGTCTCTGCtcagttttttggggttttttgttgttgttgttgttattgttatttttaacctGTTTCCCTAGGGATTGcctctgtgtttgtgtgtctttAATGGTCAACTAGTGATTCTGCAGAGGTTGAGACCCCTTGAGTGGCCCCTAAAACATACATACCTTCTGCCATCTCAGCTGTTTGAGAGTTGACAAATACATTCAGGGTTGCAGCCAGTTCTCAAGTCTCCCTTGCCTTTCAGGGCTCACTGAGTTCTTCCCCGACACGTGTACAGTTAGCTGTCAGCCAGGGATTTATGGAGATTATCTTAGCCATTCTATGGCTTTTTCACTTCGAGAGCATTCCTTTAAATTTCTGGCTGGTCCACACTACCCTTGAACTGGGTCTGCAACATTGGACTGGCAAAGCTGTGAAttttcaccaccacccccaccactaATTCCTTCCCTTCCTCAGTCCTGAGCCAGCCTGCCACCTCTGAATCCAAGACTGCTGGTTATTTGCCTACCATTAGCCCTGGAGTTGGTAAAGTTATTGTTTTCACCAAATAAGGTGATGGGGAAAATTAAAGTAGCTCAAGAATAAGCACATTTCTATTTGTGCCCtgaaatgatttttgacaaatttatTCACTTCTATACTTATATTCTACAAAGGGAAAATCACCCAACTTCTTTGTGTTGCCATTAATGTCAGTCCTTCCTAGTCCTTCTTTAAAATCCCTTATCAGCTAGGTAGTCAATGTCCAATAGTACTACtgaaactacttttaaaattttggctcagaagattatttgttttatgtaaaattatctcTTTTCTGTTCTCAGGTTGCTTATGATGAAGCTACAGATGAATTTGCTTCTTACTTCAACAGGCAGACTTCTCCCAAGATTCTCATCACAACATCAGATAGGCCTCATGGGGTAAACACATCAATTAGTATAGTTcttgaattcttaattttcttatattacttCTGTTTACTGTGTTCAGAAGAGTTAGTTAATTGCCCTAGATAATGCCTGTGAGTAagctaaataaaatgtagtactGGTGATGATATGTAGATTCACTAATCACAGTTCTTTAGAATAGGGTttttcaacctcagcactattaacattttgggctggataattcttggATATGATAAGCTATCCTGTTCATTAtcagatgtttagcagcatccctggcctctgtccaTTAGTTGCCAGTAGCAACTatataccaccaccaccaccaccaattacccatcaaaaatatctccagacatttcCAAATGTCCCCTGGTGGAGCAAAATCATCTCTTATTGAGAACTTCTGCTCTAGGATGATCAGCCTTTGagaaaaaatgaaacactgtTCAGATTTCATTCTTTCCCAGTgttggttttattaataatactatcTTATAATAATCATTATTTGTTTCCTTATGATCATATACCAcgtaaaatttttattctttgttacttttgagaatttttgttattttgttttacagaGAACAGTAAGACTCTGTGAACAGCTCTCCACAGTTATACCAAACTCACATGTTTATTACAGAAGAGGACTggctctgaaaaaaattattccacagtGCATCTCAAGAGATTTCACAGACCTGATTGTTATTAATGAAGATCGTAAAACTCCCAGTATCCTTTGGTTTTTTTAAGGCAATTTTCCTGTCCCCTTTGTCAtccccttttaaaatatattttaaaaaaacaaggaaatatttcctataacttcagaaaataatttttttttttggccaaaaaATTACACATCTCTATCCAAAATTCTGTAAActgatttttcctttatattcagCAAACATTGATCAGGCACATGTTAAGACACTGTTTTAATCCTTACTAAAAGATTCagaggccgggcactgtggctcacgcctgtaatcctagctcttgggaggccgaggcaggcggattgctcaaggtcaggagttcaaaaccagcctgagcaagagcgagaccccgtctctactataaatagaaagaaattaattggccaactgatatatatataaaaaaattagccgggcatggtggcgcatgcctgtagtcccagctactcgggaggctgaggcagaaggatcactcgagcccaggagtttgaggttgctgtgagctaggctgacgccacggcactcactctagcctggacaacaaagcgagactctgtctcacaaaaaaaaaaaaaaaaagattcagagatAAAACAAGAGATGGCCTTTAGGGAATTCATAGTTGGAGTAGACATGCAAACTAACAAAATATAGTGTGGGTGGtacaattaaagaaagaaatacagaatatAGTGGAAACCCTGTGACTATTAAACACTGGAGATATCAGGGAGAAAAGACTTCACAGAGAAAGAGGGGCTTACATTGGGTCTAGCTGGATAAGAGTGAATGAGAGGTATAAGGCAGAGGAAGGATGCTTGAGGAGATAGAATTATGCAGTAGATAGTTTCTAAAAGTCTCAATGAATAGAATTTTTGTAAGTCTAATCCTGCCTGGATGTTGAGTTTAATAATTTCAGAGATACTTGATCTTTTCTGATTGAAGTCTAGTGAGGCAGCTGATGGCAAAGTATTGGCGAGGGACACCAGGAAAACAAAAGGcttattttgcttttgtcttctcTGTTAACAGAAAATGATCTTCAAATAAGGACATTGGTAAGGGGCTTGGAAGTCCGTCTAGGATAAACAGATTGTAAGATAAGGTCAAGAATTCTTAAGGAGGTCAGATATCCTAGCTTCAAAAAATATCTGAGCGAACTGTTATTCTTTGAGGAAGATATGAGACAGGCAAACGGAATTAGAATTTTTAGGAAAGAGTACTACAGATTTATCTTTGCCATGATCCAGACAGAAAATGTAGGCTGGTTCAAGGAAGAACAGTTTAAGAgccaaaaagaaataatggtgattCTTAGAGATTTAACATGGGCTCAGGAATAATAAATCATGATTCCTAATGCAGACAGTTGGGGAGGAATAATAAATCATGACTCCTAATGCAAACACTTGGGGAAACGTTGAAAAAACTGAATATTCAGCCTATGGGAAGCTAGTCTCTGGGTATATGACAGCTGTCCAAAGATATTGGAAAGGCTACTATGTGAAAGAGAATGGTGAACTAAAGAATTTTGTCAACTGTTTAAACTGTAGTCTAGTGGCTTTGGATCAGGGCAGATATGATATCAAATACAGACTCCAGTATTTACAAGTTTTGTGACATTACTCGTTTCTTAGccactcagtttcctcattttttaaatataggaagTAATATCTGTCTTTAGGGTTCTCACAACAATCACAAAATGTATTATGTTTCTAAGGCATCATGTACAGCATGCAGTaggcattttaataaatgtgctATAGTGGGAAGCATGGAAGGTTTATCTGTACAGACCTCCATCCTCTATTTGTTATTTCTAAATGGAGAACTGTTTGGCATTTGAGGTAGGATAATTCTTGCTACTATACTCTTGGCAGCTTGTAAGAGATTTTGCATTCCTGGCCTTCAGGCACTAAATACCAGTAATGCCTCAGTCATCCTGACATACAAAATGCCTCTATACATTTCCAAATGTGGCCAGCTGCCTAGGTCTGGGAGTTCAGCTAATTTCCTTGTCCATCCTCATCCTCTTTCTCATTACTGAAATAGTCATAATGACTCTTGTTTTGCATGATTTATGTTAGGAGTtagcaataatagaaataaagcttCTTGTGCAGTACAGGTACTCAAGAAAGGAAGGTTTTAGAAACTGATAGTTTGGATTTTGTGCTTTACTTTCGACACAAACCGCAGTTTAGTGAGAATGTTCTAGAAAGGATTCAAGACTTGATTTGGGTTGGAAGAAATGACTTTTACGTAACCTAtcccttaatattttataattttctcaatgTACAAATGATACTTTGCACATTGAGAAAATATTCAGTGTGCAAAAGAAATACTTTTGGCAGCTAGGCATGGTGACTTGTACCTGTAACCCcagtggctgaggtgggaggatcacttaaggccaggagtttgagcagCGTGGaaaacataatgagaccccatctcttaaaaaaaataataaatttaagaaaaaaatattttgggctGTACTGCATTAAGTTGAACCCGTggtgaattttaaatatagaaggGAAAGAATTCAAATGTTTGCTGATAATCTGCAATGTGGTAGGCACTAGTATATGTCAGAAACAGATCTAAGGGTTAATGGATTAGTTgagaagaaagacattttcatgACTATAACTCAAATAAGCAATCAGTGCTTTGGTAAGTAACAGTGAGAGCTGAAAATATTTAGAGCTTAATTCTGACTGTAAATAGAGATAATATTTGAAGTGGGCCTTAATGGATGAGTGAAATATCACAGGTATTTGAAAACATGAGCAAAAAATGCATGATAGGATAAACATGTGTAATATATAAGATTGTGTATTTACCAATTAGGGAACAGCTTTGATGGGGGTATAGGGAACATAGGGAAGTTTGTAGCCACTTATGAGTGTTGTACTGATGTCTTGATTCTATAGATGAGTCTGTGATGATAGAGCAGCTTTGGTGGGGGTATAGGGAATATAGGGAAGTTTGTAGCCATTTATGAGTGTTGTACTGATGTCTTGACTCTGTAGATGCGTCTGTGATGATAGAGTAGTGTGAAATTAGCCACAGCTGTCAAAAATGTGAAGTTATCTGGTTTTTCACTAAGCACATGAGAAACTATGGTACAGATACAATGACACAGCTCAGGCCCATAGCTGATTACTTATAGAACCAAGGCCTAAATCCAGACTTGATTTACAGTTTATTAGATGATGTACTTGAAATGGCGAGAGAGAGGAAGTCAAATACTGTTTTAATAATCTAGGTGGAAAAGCACAAAGACCTCAATGGAAACAATAACAGTGAGGGTAAAGAGGAGGCTGTTAAAGTGAAGAACTGTAAGGGTAAAAGCAGTAAGATTTGGTGGGGAAAGTTGAAGATAACCACAACTTCTAATGAAAGCCCTATTCATTGCCATTCATTCTGCCTGCTCATAATACTGTGGAACAGCAGCCAAAAACTATTCATTGAAAAGTAAGGGTGTCATAGGTTAGCTTAAAGCCAAGCTGTGCTACAAAGACTTAAGGAATGTTATGTATATAGTAATCTAAGCTAGCTGCGTCCAGGACTTTTAGAGCCTTTGGGCTACTAACCCTGTTGACTGTAATAAAAGTTTTCACATTTCATTTGCAGTTTAGAGTGTCTAGCATAATTCTCTTTGGTAGATAGTAAGTGGTTACTAATTACTTGGTTGATCATAATTTATGACACAGTCCTAAGAGTAAGGGCTTTTCTCTTGAGGAAATGCTAATAATCTTGATTTTAAGAAGAGAACTTAGGAGTCTCTGGTCTTATGGGATGATGTTCAAAGCTGACAGCATATCCTGACCATATAAATGTCTAAAAGTGGCACTTCTGGGTTACAATTTCAGAACCTGGATGtaaatttatattctatttacaATGCTAAATTATTCTAGAATCCCATTCTAGCTTATTCCTGTTAGAGTAGTGGCCAATTAAATAGCTTTTTTCACCTACTTTAGGGTGCCTCAAGATAACCCTATTAAGGGAGACGACAAGCTATTTgttattgtaaaaagaaaaagaggactACACTAAGTTAATCAATTTTCTTGAAAGATTTGGGTTGACTGATGTGTTTTGAGTTTTGGGTATGGTAGGAAAACTTCAGTTAACCCAGAGCAATGTGTGCACCTCCCCAACCTTTTCACTTAGCTATTGATTTTAGAGATCTTTGGACATACGGAAGACCAGTTATTTAAACAACTGGATGTAGATTGTAGAGTTCAATGTCTTTTTCTTAACCTTTGTGAACAGATGGACTTATTTTGAGTCACTTGCCAAATGGTCCAACcgctcattttaaaatgagcagtGTTCGTCTTCGTAAAGAAATTAAGGTAGGTTTTATGCATCCTTTGACTGGTATTGATCCCTCATCGTATTTGATTAGTAGATGCTGTCTCTTACAGatcaaataaatgattttagtaATGGTATTTGTTCTTAATTTGTGTAGTAATTTTATCAATGTTGATGGTTTTCTTGTGAAATTCTGATTGAGTTATAGCCTAGAGGCATTcactgaatattaaaataatacatcttATTAAAATAGATACATCTTATTTCATGGGTTTGATAAGCTATCTGTAGTAGTTTGtcataaagaaaactaaatttttcaaatttgtcaCATAAATTCTAATACTTGAAATTGAATTATTGTTTTGCCAGTTATCTTTGATTCATTGTTGGtattcttcattttgtttcctaGAGAAGAGGTAAGGACCCCACAGAACACATACCTGAAGTAATTCTGAATAATTTTACAACACGGCTGGGTCACTCAATTGGACGTATGGTTGCATCTCTCTTTCCTCATAATCCTCAATTTATTGGAAGGCAGGTTGCCACATTCCATAATCAGCGAGATTATATCTTCTTTAGATTTCATAGGTGAGGCACTTTAACTCCTTGGATTTTGACTTcattcatgaaatatattttcaacatgAACCTGTTTTCTAATGTAACAAGttttatagagaagaaaataaattatcttttaaaccCTGTCATGTTAAATAACAGTTGGGTTCATTCAAACTAATTTCCTCATTAACTCTTTTGTCTTTAAAGATACATATTCAAGAGTGAAAAGAAAGTGGGAATTCAGGAACTTGGACCACGATTTACCTTAAAATTAAGATCTCTTCAGAAAGGAACCTTTGATTCTAAGTACGGAGAGTATGAATGGGTCCATAAGGTATGTGCTTATCGTTTAAAAAGCCATTTAAGGGCTGGGTACACccttaatcccagctacttgggaagctaaggcaggaggattgcttgagcccaagagtttgaggttgcattgagctaataatacagtgatgccactgcactccaaccacagcaacagagtgaaaccctgtctacCCCTCCTTCATTCCTGCCAAAAAAAGTATGGAATAAGAAGGAAACCATGCGTTCTAAATTTTGCATGTTTAGATCTTAAATTATgcttctgaatttcttttcctataaGCTAGAAAGAACTGTGTGACATACAGTATCTGGGATTGGTGATTAACCCTAGTTCATTTGAGGTTTCTTaaagatcagtggttctcaatgtgGGACTTAGGAACCTATTAGGAATGGAAATTCTTAGGCCACAGACCTACTCCATCAGTAACTTAGAGGGTAGGGCCCAATAATCTGTTTATTATATGATTCTACTGCATGTTTCCTAAGAACTATTGCTATAGAGGTTTGGAGATGATCTTAAAGTCATAAACGAAAACCTCAATGTTACAaaacattcttttctatttaGTAAGCAGTACTTAACATTTTTACtctaaaatcacacacacacagaagagtaACCACCAACACCTTTTATATTAGACTTGAGACTGACTACTCAGGGTCTCAGAGACAAACAGAATTTTTCAGCGTTAGTGTTATCTATAAAAGATCTAAGGAAGTTAATTTTTACTCTTACCTGAATTTttcactaattttcttttctcctctctccttctaaTTTTCAGCCCCGGGAAATGGATACAAGTagaagaaaattccatttataaagtGCTGAGGGAATAGTATTAGATTTTGCTGAACAgaactttctaaattatttttaacagagcAGCCTTTTCAAAATTTACTGATTTCATAAACCTTTCATGTCTGGACAAATTGCCAAATGTTGGTATGTTTATgtagcaaatataaataaaagtcatttagGTGACAGTTTAGGTTTCCTAAAActtaattctgttattttttggtAATTGTGAATAATTTAAGTTGGAATCAAGATTCAGATTAacttttccatttgcattttcataGACCATGTGGGctggagagaaataaaatgcttGGTAAATACCAGGTAACCCTTTATACCAGATTAATCTTAGAtacctagtgcctggcacatagtctTAAATTGGAGGCCAGGTTTCTGGGATGTTTTAATATTCCCTTAATCCTTTcagaagggtaaaaaaaaaattaagcaaaatgtaTTACCAGGACTTGAAAAAAGTTGCAAATAACTGAAGCTAATATTTAGTTCCTGGTGGTTTTTTTTGGCTCCTGTGTACCTCACTACATCGTGCTTCAATTCAGGCATTGTCTCAAGTTCTGAAGTTTTTCTTGTATCTTCCAATGGAATTCTTAATTGCAGTCTTTTCTCTACTGCCATCTTTGTTAGGAGAGCCATGTATTAGGAAATAACTGACTTTTAGGGGTAACTGGTAATGCCCCTATCCAAAGgagtttgaaatatttattaaaacaaagttaaCCCTGTAAATGACTCACAGATAGAAACTATAGAATTTAACAGTCTCCTCTTGACCTTAAAAGAGTAAAAGTTTACAACTTATCTTTAATTCCCTAGCATTCCTGCAAATGTATGGCAGTAAAGTCACATGAGAAGAGTTAGTGGAACAAACTCAAAAAACAACCTGTTCAGGTGTTCAAATAGACTAATACATAAGTGTATTTAAGCCAATAAGGAAGTAAAACACTTTTatgctaagtattttattgtatgcaGCCACCAGTGTATATAAAACAATTACCCTTGTGAAATAGAAGTTCATGAAAATTCAGAGAGGTAGATGTTAAGTACTGACAAAAGTAGAAGTTTGCATATTATGGCACATGTATTGTTATAAGGCTAAGCTTTTGTACAGGCTTCAAATTTAGTTGTTTCTTGAATATTCACCAGTTCATAAGAAGTGGTTTGAGAaacctgaaatggaaaaaaaaaaaaaaaaaggttaattagGGTAAAGTATCaaagaaaataggtttttttcatgaataattaacaattatccctgtttttgtatttctcagtttttaataAATTGCTCATGtactttgtctatttttctgaACACGGTATTTTAGGGCATTCATACAAATGTTggtttataaagcactttcaaTTAAACCAAgcctatttctttatatttaaagagcAGATACATCACAggatttttaagaaagaatgagaaaaggatGGGAAATGCCTATGGTACAGTAACAGTAAAATCTAACTTTCTCTTTTCACAACCAGCCTGAAAGTATGTAtcattcttgttttataaataaaaagacctACAGATTAACTTGCTAAGATC
This region of Microcebus murinus isolate Inina chromosome 2, M.murinus_Inina_mat1.0, whole genome shotgun sequence genomic DNA includes:
- the RPF1 gene encoding ribosome production factor 1 gives rise to the protein MAKSGEKIGGSGKKSLKRKAASGELQEAAVAEHETTESGVQPPKMAAFPPGFSISEIKNKQRRHLMFTRWKQQQRKEKLAAKKRLKKEREALGDKAPPKPIPKTIDNQRVYDETIVDPNDEEVAYDEATDEFASYFNRQTSPKILITTSDRPHGRTVRLCEQLSTVIPNSHVYYRRGLALKKIIPQCISRDFTDLIVINEDRKTPNGLILSHLPNGPTAHFKMSSVRLRKEIKRRGKDPTEHIPEVILNNFTTRLGHSIGRMVASLFPHNPQFIGRQVATFHNQRDYIFFRFHRYIFKSEKKVGIQELGPRFTLKLRSLQKGTFDSKYGEYEWVHKPREMDTSRRKFHL